The Hippoglossus stenolepis isolate QCI-W04-F060 chromosome 1, HSTE1.2, whole genome shotgun sequence DNA segment AGCATATAAACAACACCGTAAATCCTGCCTGCAGACATCTAACTCCTCACAGTTAGGGTTGGATTATAACATCTCCACCGTAGACAGGTCAGACAGGACATGGCCGTGCAAACCACTAACCATCCTGGCTGCGGAGGTGACTGcgaaaaaaacaatttctttgTCTCACTCGCAGCTTTGCAGCAcctcatttcctcctgttttcttctgttaCCCGACCAAAAGAAACAACAAGGACAGGGAACATTCATTTAATCAAATCATCCTTTCCCCTGCACCATATAAGCTGCTCTTCAAAGCCTCCCTCTCCAGCCTACAGTTGTTTctatatttaagacttttactACAGTCTAAGAGGAGCCCATGAAACCACCAACGCTCAATAAAACACTCTGTGACGATCAGGGTTGTTGTCAGAGCTTGATTTGATAATGACACAGAATGGAAGCGAGCGGAGTTAACGCTGCACCTGTGGGGGGCCGatgtgaaaactgtttttttttagccgACTGTGGTTCACGCgctctgtctgtgtttacactgaggGAACTGGCCTGAGGGAAATAAATTGTACTGCAGTGCAGTCACAACAAGACACTCTGTAAGCCATTATATCCTGAATCAAACAACAGTATGACAATGTGTCAATGTTTACTTTGAAATCACGAGTACATCTacctgctgtctgtctgtatgtggaacgcatatcttgCCAACCCTTTATGTCATCGACTTCACACTTgtcatgtgtatttttaagggcccagggaagtgcagagTCAAACGTGGTGTGATTTAGACACGTGAGTATGTTCAATATtgataaacatttaataaacagtttGCCTTCAGTGGGCCTTCAGTCTGCAgaccgagttgaacatgtcttcttcttcgATAAACGACAGCAGCGAGCGGCATCTGGGTTAAATCGCGGGTCAAAATCACCACCAGATAATTTTGTTTCACCTTATCGTCATGGCAGCAATATTCATAGATTCCCTTTCTTTTTAGCAATTTGTCTTAAGAGTAAAAGCACAcagttcattttgttgctgcaatacTTTATGTCAAATGGAATTacagctcttattttgaaaagttgtgaatgtgtgtgaagattgtgtcggttgttaaacagacctctgaaatagccaatATGcaataaagggaaaaaaaacaagtcattaaaacttatatataaacaacacgcatgaacaataataaagcaaattcagtttcattttatgaaaaacattgactataacaTCGTCATTGCAGAcaaaccaggtgggatgaacacaaagttttctaacttttctAAGCTGTTCGATAAATACTGTAATGTGATGTTACCTTTGCGGAGTAAGAGGTAGGATGAATACCATATAGTAAAAACACTGTAGTGAAAACAGTTAAATAATGTTATGTCTTTCCAATCGATGCTTGCAAGGTTCAAATAGATGTGAGAGGTCATATATGTGATATAATTATTGTTTTGAAAAGATGTGGTGGCAACATAGTAAACTGTTGTGCTTGAATATCTCGTCTTCGCCATCCGTTGAGTCAGAGAAACCTAATTACTAATGTTCTCCTGCCCACTTGTCCAGACATGCGTATGACGACTTATATAAGACCTGGTTAAGAAGGGAAAGTCACCTCATTCACGAGCACCACAAACAGATATGTTTTCCAAAAGCATCAGTCCACCTCTTCACATGGTGCACAGCCTGCGTGAATACTACCAACCCACCAAAATGGTAAAAGCTGAGGGGAATAATAACATGATGCAATTGTCCTAAGTGTGGGCCCGAGGGACCATATCCTGTTATGGTGGGTCTGGGAGAGGCCTGGTGTTGCCAGTCTCATGCAGACCACAGCCACCCACTCCTCACCCGACTGAATCACTGTTTACTTAGACAGGAAGGCCGCCCGCTACAACATCATCAACTCCTGCTCCATGTCTGTGACTCGCCTGTGGCTTTGGCAAATGGGCCAAGTTTCTAAAAGCAGAGACAAGTCAAAACCAAAACGCTTAGAGGAGCAGGGCCCAGCCTCGGAAACCGCCGCTCCTCTGAGCTGTCCACCTCTGAGGCCTGGTCCGCCCCCTCCCTGTGCGAGAACAAAGGCCCATTCAATCACAGTGGGTTTGGGTTAAGGTTAAAGTCGGTTGAAGACTCAACTGGTAAAATATTACGATGCCAAAGTgccaaaaaaattaaacaaaaatattcagtctgtgtgaaTCAAAGCAATttacacatgaataaatgatatAATCATGAGAGAACATAAGGGATTTTAAACGTTTATAATGTTTGAGTGGAATCTGTTCACTTTGGCTTTAAGAATATTTATtcaattgtttgtattttttttttatcattattggATATCTGAGAGCTAGTGAAAGCTTTTATGGGGCCTGAAGAGGAACATTATTTGCTTCCACCCttcattaaagaaattaaataaccCCAAATATCAAAGATACAACAATGAAATCGACTATTTCATGcttgtatttttataataaaacacgCAACTGGAGTTATATCAAACACAAACGACTGACTTTTCATAACCGACTCATTTCACAGGTCATATTATGAGGCCTTCTATAACACTACACTGACCCAGTTCCAGAAAAAGATGGCAACTGGTAGTTAAAAAGACCTTCCTCTGTGGGGCCACTGCATTTAGACagaaaaatgccccaaaaaaaaCCAGCGTCAAGGTGTTGAAAACTATATTCAAAATGTGGTTTCCACTGCCCTGTCTCGCTTTCATCAGGTGGCCCCTCTCTCTGGACctgggccccccccccctcctcggCCACACTGGGGTGCAATTTCCGCTGTGAGAAGGACGACGCGGGGGCAGAACCAGCCAAGTTGGTTTTGACTCACTTTCATGCTGTAGTGAGAACGAAATTAGGGGGGGATCAGTTGTATGGTCGGGATGCAGAGGAATGTAACGTACTTCTGTGTCAACAGAggtgtaaaaaatgtttgtgaaaagAGACTTTGTTTGGGGGAAACATCCGTCTGCTGTTAAACAATTGACTGGGTTTGATGGGAGACAGGCTGAGGCCGAGGTGGGAACCATCAAGGACAGAGTCAGGAAACCACCATCAGTTCTTTCTACCTGCCACAGCAGAGAGAGTCAGCTACGTTCACCTGGAACCCGAGgtcacacagcacagacaacAGCAGAGGATTAGGTCTGTGAAGTTCTTCATTAGTTTTCATTCTAAATGTTCAATTGTATCTGATGCGTGGACGACTCCACAGACCAAACATtacacaacaacataaataaGGTGACTCACTGATCTTCCTCTCTGGTTGTAGTTGTGTTATTTTAACATCAGCCGGTGCAGAaatattgcattttaaaaaaggccTTCACTGGAGCACATGACACCATTATAAGCTAAATGTGGTGACATGAACTGGTCTCTGCTGACACCTGGTGGACTAAGATGCTAAAAGCAGAAGTTCACACCTTTTTAAAGACATGTTTAGCTTAGAATAGATTTTTAAGATGTTATTGTTGACTTTTAAGGCCCTTTCTGGACTTGCACCTCAGTACCTTTCAGATCTTTTGACTCTGTATGTGCCCGGTCGTAAACCTGagccttttctgtcagggcatTTTAGAAATGTGTTCTCTCAGGACTTGGGGTCGAAATTCACcttcaactttttatttttattaatttatttactttaattctCTTTGATTTTACcaactgttttattcatttcatgtttaactttatttagtttttcctcttttctcatctgtaacatttatatttggGCTCGAATcctgtgtgatcttcaaattgcttttaatagtttttttaatgtttgtgctcctttctttatttttaacttatAAAGGatattttaactgtgttttgaaaggtgctatatcaataaagttcattattattattccatccattatctataccacttacTTGGAGCCAATCCAAGCTCACATTCGGCGAGAGGCGGGATGACCCCGGACAGGTCGCCagcacattattattattttcattattacaattattatgaCAATATGACACCCACAGCAGAGAACCTGTTATGTTACACTTTACACCTGCTATCAACCCACACACAAAGTTTACAAATTAGAATCTGTTGAGCTAAAAAATAAGTCACTTAACTACAAACCTGTTtgtattgcttttattattaatgGTACAAACAGTTCCAGGCAGAAGTAGTGCATAGACGCATCTTGAAAGGTCTGTTTCACAAATTTACAGATGGTGTGTAAGTTAGGGGCAAAGTTTGGCGCATAACATCATCGAATaccattattaatattatccaGACCCCAGGAATACAGTCAGTCAAATTTAGTGCAGATCTATTTGATCTTAAACAACATTCAACATCCACTGGGCACAAAGAAGCCcagaaacaacattaaaaaaaaaaacgatagCATACGCACAGACTCGTTGTGTAATGGCTGCAAAAGTGTCTTTGATCAATTTGTTCTACGCTCAGCCAAGTGCTTGAGATTAAGTCATCAGAAGTCGGCGGTGGGAAGTACCAGCATTCAAGGATTCAGTCCATGTCTTTGGTTTGTGGTGATCTTGGTAATTTCGGAAATAAAAGGATCATTTTTTTGCAAGTTTTAGCCTCTTTACTAAAAATCACATACACCGTTGATTGAGTGAAGCATTTTCCAAAAGCATTCTGCTGTTTCCATTTCTTTCAGTAAAGACAGTTCTTCACCTTCAAGTAAAAGACTGTTGCTCCAACTTTTGGCTCTGACTGCAGTGCAGGTGTCAAGATGAATGAGTGTCGTCATAAAAGTGAATAAACAACAGGAGTCAAGCTGCCAGTTAACAACTCATATCCTCAATGACATCATACAGCAAACATTGACATGACCTTTTGTGTAATACTGCGGGAAACTCAGAAACTTCAAACTGATCTCAGTCCTATTTTAACAGCTTCATATCTTTTCTTATACGTTTGCTGGAGGTCACATCACAACCGTGACTGACCTGTACTTTAGACATGAAACCTGCTCGAGatataaagcaataaaatcatgcattgttttattctctAAACTGTCATAGCGGCAATAACTTGAATCATTACACAGTAACTTCAGCAAATACTGAAAACTGCAATAGAATGTATCTAGGATTAAAGTCGGAGggtgaaagaagaggagatAATATCCAGTGTGACGGGTTAAATGTAACAAGCACATTCCAGATGGAGTTTGATGCATTGAAATACATTGAAAACCAAAAAATGCTGGGCACCTGCGCTACCAGGTGAGCTAGCGGGTTGTCCACATACGGAGGCTTTGGTTCCTCTGCAGCGACCGTGGGTTCGATTCCCACCCTGCGCTTTGCACCGTGTCTACCCCTCATTCgctctccccttctctcctcgTGCTTGTACTTTCCTATTAATACAGGCAGAGTCCCCCagaaaatacttaaataaaggaaaattgTGGTGCATATGTTGTGACgacaaaaaacacagttcaaATGTGTTATGACACGCGAGGCTCAACACCAATGCTTTGGAAAATGTTCAGCACTAATGGGATGTACGGCCGATAAGCAATAGCAGACAAACAGtgctttggggggggggtggtccTATGTTCTTTTGGCAGGTTTGGCAATAAGCTGCcgttctctctccagctccttctcccgctgctgctccttctccagcgcctccctctgcttctgctgctgcagcttcaagGCTCTTttctgagaaaaaacaaaacaacagtcaACATTTAATCAGCTTTGTTTAATTCATCCCAACATCTATCACACGACTCAATAAGGAGACGTGTTGATTGGCTCATGTAGCTCAATGACCTTTGCACTTTGTCTGGCAtgttttacactttggtttttaagttttaatgccagtttttgtttttcatcttttatgagttatatccttttagtgttttatcattttgagtgtttttagggcaggtgcaatattcaactcacttttattctgcattattattctgggtctaACGTGATATGTCCTTGTgtactgtttgttgttgtttgttgtacaatgtactgttctgcagctgctgtagcactttgggccaagacaaatttccccatgggataataaagtatatttaattttatttgttttgagttCATCCAACAACCTGTCTTATTGCACAGGGTGAACTAAAGTAACCCATGTTTAATGTGAGTGAGATGAGAGATACCTTTAGTTTTGTCGTCTTTTCGTGGAGCAGGATCATCTCTTTCCTTACGTTCACCAGTTTATTGTGGTAAACCTTTGCCTCTGTAAACTAAACACAATAAACTGGATTAGAGCTCATTCCTCTGGTgtagagaataaaaacaacaatatgatAAGGATTCAGCCCCAACATACCAGTGAATTGAGGTCGATTAAGGCATTACATTCTCTGAACTTGGTGACTTCTTGGTCCAGCGTGTCTAACAATACCACCTGGTTTTGTCTGgataagacaaaaaaacaaacaaacatgttaataaaaaaaataaaatctttactCAGGTTAAAATCTCTTGAATATTCTCCACATTCTAAACCTTTGGCAGTCGATAGgcagaaatatgaatataaccTCGACAATGGCAGGATATTTAAAAGTTGGTCCACACATTTTTAAGTGCTCGTGGGGAGCTAATGGGATTAGTTGGATTTCTCCGGCTCAAAAAATCACAATGTTGGGCGGCTTCCTCAGAGACATTTCTTTGGACTGGCTGCTGAACACAATCTATAGAatcctgaagctgcaccacacaacagctgttcacctgtttattcaatatTCAGTGACTCTCCACTCAGAACCCCGAACAGAAGAATCcgttgctgctgttgtgaatgaGCCTGATTCCAAGTCCTGGCTGCCATGGCTACAGAGAGCTggtcgtctgtttattcaaagcttaTTAATACTGAACCCATCATCGTCCAAATTGCACTAAATGCTGCACTTCGGGCCCCTTATGAATTCACATGTTAactgtgaagccaataagatgaatggttctcgaaccacagacagacagacatagttttctggaattattagatagataaGTCAATATGAACTATGGTATTCATTCGAGATGCAGTTATCTTTATACATGGGGTAGCACTTTATTCAGTAAAATGTGTAGCTGGAAAAAAGAgctttaaaatgatattaaaacatttacttgTGACAATAATTAAGGGAGATATGGAAAGAAAAAGTTACAGATATAAACTAAATAGGTTAAAATTTTGTTCTTTATTAATTGCGATGGTATTTTCTTATACGACCAAACCAGCATGTCAAATTAATTAATATCTGTAATGATGCAGCCCAGCAGTGTGATGATTTGACCTGGATTAACTTCGGTTGTGTGACAAGGTGCAGTAGAACTCGTGACACGTCAAGCAAAGAAAAACTCACGTGAGCTCTTGAAGTGCTCGTTTAGAGTTCTGCAGATCAGGGAGGTAGTGAGAGAGAAATCCCTCAGTGAGTTTGTCCACTGCTTTCTTATCCACATACACCTCCTCTACTGGGAGGGACCCCTCCAGCTGAAAGGATTCCTGCTGGGCCAACTGGAGGTCTGTCAAACATGTCAGACAAAACGTGTTAAGTACTGTGTTCTacagcatgaataaaaaaacatggttgaAAGTTGTGCTGAAGACAATTTACAGGCCATAGAATATTTGACAGATTTGGGCCGAGCTTTGATTAAGTCTTCACCataaaactaaatgatttaTGTAATAACTTTATGGGAACTTGGTTTTTGTCCTCAAGAGGAAGTCAActccccataatgtgactgtgtaaacagatttaggtccaaATTGTTTTGGTTCTGGTTAAACACCTGGCAGCTGAGTTCTGTGCAGTCTGGAGTCGAGCCATAGATTCTTAGTTTAAAAGGCTGTTAGTAAATAGTCAAGGTGTgatgagtaatacctggaacattacatttcatttagctgatgcttttatccaaagcgacttacaataagtgcattcatccatgagggtacaaacccagaacaacaagaatagagaaagtacaatttcttcaaaagagcaaaactacaaagtgctataagtaagtgccattttaagtgctactaaattgttagttttaaaaatgttattcaaggtatagtcggaagaggtgtgtttttagtttgcggcggaagatgtgtaaactttctgctgtccggatgtcaatggggagctcattccaccatttaggagccaggacagcaaacagtcgtggttttgatgagtgtttagctcgcagtgagggagcaacaagccgattggccgaagcagagcggagtgaacgggctggggtgtaacgcTTGACCAggtcctggatgtagactggacccgatccgtcCGCAGCACGGTgcgcaagtactaatgttttgaaacggatgcaggcagccactggtaaccagtgaagggagcggaggagtgtgagtgaatttaggttaaagaccagtcgagctgctgctttctgaatgagctgcagaggtcggattgcactagcaggtagaccagccaggaggagTTACAATAGTGTAGGCGTGAGAtgactctctctcacacacacacacacacacacaccaccacacacactctctttcacacccatatctctctctctctctcacaaacacacacattctctctctctctcacacaaacacacattcattctctcactcacaaacacacattctctctcaccacaaacacacattcattctctcactcacaaacactctttctcacacaatctctctctctcacacaaacacacattctctctactcactcacacacacacacacacacacacacacacacacacacacacacacacacacacacacacacacacacacacacacacacacacacacacacacacacacacacacacacacacaccttcactgcTGGACGACGgtccttcctcttccctctcgtCGACCTCCATCTGCATCGCCTCCGTTGCCCCAGGCTGCTTCTTAGGACCtgacacaggagaca contains these protein-coding regions:
- the bloc1s6 gene encoding biogenesis of lysosome-related organelles complex 1 subunit 6, with the translated sequence MQMEVDEREEEGPSSSSEDLQLAQQESFQLEGSLPVEEVYVDKKAVDKLTEGFLSHYLPDLQNSKRALQELTQNQVVLLDTLDQEVTKFRECNALIDLNSLFTEAKVYHNKLVNVRKEMILLHEKTTKLKKRALKLQQQKQREALEKEQQREKELERERQLIAKPAKRT